AAGGATGACTTTCTGCCAAATATTTTCTCAAACTCTATCTCTTCTTTCTCAATAATCGGCAAGGATTCATCCATAGTCTTCTGTATAGCATAGCGAGTCTCCATATATACATCTGGAGCACCCAAGAGACCCATAGTAAGAGGCTCTTTGGTATCTAACTTATATGCAGGATTATAAGGAGGCAGATATGCATCAACCTGATCCTGGTCGGCTAAATCCAAAACCTCATAACCATGGGAGAGTATAAAACCATCCATGCAAACCATTACGGGAAGCATAATATCTTTGTTTTCTGCTATTTTATAAGCCAGGAAATGTAAATCCTGTACCTCTTGATTGTTCTCTGCATAGAACTGCATCCAGCCTGCATCTCTAATTGCCATAGAATCTTGGTGGTCATTCCAAATATTAATAGGAGCAGACAGCGCTCTATTCACACAAGTCAAAACAACCGGCAACCTCATCCCAGCAATATTAAACAATACCTCGCTCATAAGTATCAAGCCTTGAGAGCTTGTTGCTGTATACGACCTAGCACCGGTAGCTGTAGAGCCCAGAACGACAGAAGCAGCAGAGTGCTCTGATTCAACATTTACATATTCTGACCCTAATGCACCGTCAGCAACCATCTCAGAAAGCCTCTCTACAATATGCGTCTGCGGTGTTATCGGATATGCACAGACAACCTTTGGCTTTATCATTTTTATAGCTTCGGCTACAGCATGGGAGCCTTCCATGAATACTTTCATCGTTCATCCTCCTCAACCATCTCTATATCCTTTTTGGGACAGATAACTGCACAGAGTCCGCAACCTTTACAGTAATCAAGGTCTGATTCAAATTTATTTTTATCTACACCTTTAATGCAGCCTTCTGGACAGATATCAATACACATGCTACACCCTATGCAATCCTTTTGCAGAAACTTTGGCTTCTTCTTCATCCGCCAAGAACCAGTTTTGTTTGCCAAACTTGTAGCCGGCTTCGATATAATAGGAACAAACATTTAATCCTCCTTATGTTTTTAATGCTAAAGCAAAATCATAGCCTCTCTGAGCAGCCTCTGCATTTTTCTGGCCAACCTCACCTTTAAAGCGCTCAGATACGGCATTCTTTATATTCTCTATATTTAATTCTCCGCTTAATGCCGCATAGGCTCCCAAAATCGCAGTATTACCAAGGGGCTTACCTGTTGCCTCTAAAGCAATGTCATTAGCTGGGATTGAAAATATTTTAAGGTTTCTATCTGAGCTGTACTCTTTTTCTGAATTGATTATTACAAGCCCTAGCTCTTTTACGCTGGCAAAAACATCCTGACTGCTTATAAGTGTAGCATCTATAACAAGC
This genomic window from Candidatus Kaelpia aquatica contains:
- the porA gene encoding pyruvate ferredoxin oxidoreductase — encoded protein: MKVFMEGSHAVAEAIKMIKPKVVCAYPITPQTHIVERLSEMVADGALGSEYVNVESEHSAASVVLGSTATGARSYTATSSQGLILMSEVLFNIAGMRLPVVLTCVNRALSAPINIWNDHQDSMAIRDAGWMQFYAENNQEVQDLHFLAYKIAENKDIMLPVMVCMDGFILSHGYEVLDLADQDQVDAYLPPYNPAYKLDTKEPLTMGLLGAPDVYMETRYAIQKTMDESLPIIEKEEIEFEKIFGRKSSFLTEEYKLEDADKVVVAMGSICGTIKDVVDGLREKGEKVGLLKIVSYRPFPASKIYEALKGIKKIGVIDKAISLGSAGPLHLEIAALMQSKKQTQPISGFIAGLGGRDIKPKTIVEIFNLMDKDPQGVNFIDLNKWYKEESAIMVS
- a CDS encoding 4Fe-4S binding protein, with protein sequence MFVPIISKPATSLANKTGSWRMKKKPKFLQKDCIGCSMCIDICPEGCIKGVDKNKFESDLDYCKGCGLCAVICPKKDIEMVEEDER
- a CDS encoding 2-oxoacid:acceptor oxidoreductase family protein; amino-acid sequence: MKEVTVYARAGQGAITTVVILGSAYFKQQKFAYAFPHFGAARMGAPMNAFIRVDEKPIRVRSRVYEPDFALVIDATLISSQDVFASVKELGLVIINSEKEYSSDRNLKIFSIPANDIALEATGKPLGNTAILGAYAALSGELNIENIKNAVSERFKGEVGQKNAEAAQRGYDFALALKT